Part of the Vigna unguiculata cultivar IT97K-499-35 chromosome 3, ASM411807v1, whole genome shotgun sequence genome, TCAAACAATGAGAGACAAGTTTGGTCACATGTTAGTGAAACTGTAGAGTTAATTTGATAAAAGTAGTTATAACACTTTCAAATCGTTGTATATATAcgaaaatggaaaatggaataTGATAGGGATCCCGCAAATCGATCCATATTCACTCAAAAGAACAACGACCCGCATATAAATCCATCCGCACAAATGCATTCAAACAGTGccatccaaaaaaaaaactgcCTTAGTCCTAGCGTTTCTGATATGCCCCGGAAAAAATAGGATGTGAAAATAATCAATGCATGCAAATACTTGAAGGTAAACTTTTTCCATTTTCGTAGGTAACAAATGTGAGAGCAAGATTTTTCGTTCGACTGTGTTTAACGTATTTACAAATAATACAAAGAATGTCAGTTTGGACAGGGTAAACTATCGTACAAATACATCACtcttgaaaatatatattaggttCAGTGTAAGTATATATTGTTTGtaaatttttcaaacttttacgAAAAAAGGTTTATTGCGAAAATCATTAAATTCGAGTATCTTTTTAGTCGGTTGTTTAGGAGtctagtttttttatttgtgaaaatattatTGTGAAGCTTCTTCAAACTATAGTTCTTTTATttatgagaaataaaaatagaacaaGTTTAGGAGAAAATGTGAATCGAAAGTCCAATAGAAAGAAACTGTAGCTATAAACTCAATCAGAGGCTTAGTATGGTTTGCATTCGAATGATGAGTGGAGAAATGAGGAGCCACCAATTACCGACGTTGTCGACGACAATCTTGACTGGGCTAGAGAGCTACAGCTGCGAGCATGGAGGTCGAAGTGTTAAGGTGGAGCTTGTGTGAGAAGCCtctagaggaagaagaagatgactTAGGTTTTTTTCACGCTTAAACAAGAATATGAAGTTGGGCTTGACTCACTCAATTATTCTTCCACCATACCTTTGGTATGGCAATTTCTTCCTATACccccatattttattattgcaCCCCCAAAAACAAGTTATAAAGTCAAACTTGTCCTTCCCTTCTTCCATCTTACTCCCTCTTATTACCTCCATACTTTCCTCTACCTCCattccatcatcttcttccaccTCCATcctaaaaatttcacaagtgttcaataacacaaatgaaaaatttataataatgtaaaatgaAAGGAAGATGATAATCAACAATGAAAGACATGAAATGTAAGTTCCGAATTTATAATTCGTATGTATTATAGATTACACAATCTATAatgcaaaattatattatgaattatacaATACGTAatgcaaaattatattatgaattgtataattcaaaatgtaaaattgtattttgaattatataatttagaatgtaaTTTTTCATTATGGATAGTTAAGTCCATAATATTTACTGtttgtataattcaaaattataattacactaaaaatataatagaaattttaaaaattattgtgcGGATAAAAAAATATGGGAGTGGAGGAAGAAATTCTCCTTTAGTATGTTACACTCTCCGTTTTTTTTTTACGCACTTCCTTTTCTGGTTTGTAACCTGGCCAGGCCTAATCTTTGTCTTTTGCATTCTcagatatatttatatttttattttaaaagcagaattgttaattacaatttttatttaaataatattaaaatttaaaaattacttgcTATCatgttgataattaaattttttatcatgagttttatatttacttaataattaaaataataataaaattacattttaaacataTCAATCAAcaaatactttattaaaaacTACACGTCCATAATTTTTTAGTATGAACTCATGGTCAAATTCAACTAAAAAACatcatttctaaataaaatttatattgatttgtaaattatttctaatatattttagagTTTTCTATAGTTTGCCTTAATAAAATGTGTTGTAACtcctcttaatttttttatatagacCTTTTGTGACAGGAATGAAGTTAAACactattaaaagaataattcagtgtaactatttttaaattaacaaattttctCCCAAAACTTCTCTTGAAttacacaaataataatatcttaaaaACACTTTTTGACAttattatacattaaaaaactaaaaaaaatccaacTCATTAAAAATCATTcgatttttataacttataaaaaaattattatcgcgtaaattaaaaactattaaaaagatattaccTTTAAGTTATTAAGATTACGTAGATTAAACACCAATAGAAACatgtttatacttttttattataataataaaaaataaaaacattatttcacatgattattaaaataaaaaaccattattaaatttttttagtaatatatgCATAagaaatagttataaaataaataatttttataattttatcacaaagagatttttattatatgtagttaattgattttaaaaaaatagtattaaaatttaaaaaataaaatatcaaaatgaaatatactaataaaaaaataatattcaattgCACAGACTAAATTTACTATTAATGATTAcccagaaagaaaaaaaaatcctttcaaTGTACATGGTTCCGTATATGTTGAAGTAATTATCACTTTTATATCCCTTGAATGTTGTAATAGAACTATGCAAGAGCTGAAACACATTGAATATATATGAGGCGGGAAGGAAGAGCGAATACAAATTTTGAGCAGCTCTTCCCACAGctttatactttattttctgGCGTTGAACAAGATCTCTGTTCGGAGGGTTGCTCGCGAGGGCGAGAGACACAATTTCACGGTACGTTCTTTATCTCAATACTCTCGATTCTGCTTTCAGCTATTCTCTTTGTTACTGTAATTAGGTCACAGTACCAATTACTTCCATTACCGATTGTCGCAACAGGTTTCCTAAACTCAGAACTGGCTTAGGGTTATAAATAGCAATTTTCCATAGCAATTCATTGatagtattatataataaaactgTTTCTACTGCGTAATTCTGTTCTGTCCTAACCTTAAAATGAATATAAGAGAAAAACAATAAACGAACCTAACAGCAGAAAAATCTGATTTGCTGACATAATTTGTTTGGAAAATTAGAAGCAGAGAAAATGTGATAAAAGAAATCGTGTatattttaaggaaaaaaaaagctttaacatgcatttttgtgtatttatttatttcctcTGTGATCATCCTCAACCAGGCACTGaattttttctgttatttttttgtttctgttggtTCTTGTAATCCCACTCAATGTTTAAATATGTGTCTTTCAACTTGCTTTGACTACTGGTGTGTAACGACTCGTTATGAGGATTCCAAAATCTGCTAACATCGCAGCTCACAATGCTAATAAATGAATGTCATATACTTGTAATTTTGAGGCAGTTTCCATGTACTAAATCTCTTTTCTAGCTCGTATGTGTTTAGGTTTCCAATATTTACCAATTAACGTGCTATATCTTTCAGGTTCCTTTCAGAGGAACTCATTTCAGGTAAATTTTTGCTCACATCTTTGATTCACAGTTCACTTACTTGAGCAGCATATAATTTGCATGCAGAAGCTTcactttccattttttttcttttatttctgtTCTGTGTCCAATGATTCTTCATGGCCACTGATTCTAAGGCAATGGACAAAAGACTTGAACATGGTGCCAAGGCCTCGCAATTGCCTTCTAATGGAATTGGATCCAGGTTCTCCAATTTGGAAAAGTCTTTCAAATATTCTATCAGATCTTTGCTCACTTCATGCTCAAAGGAGGTacactttgtttcttctttcttctctctcttctcagCGCTGCTTTTAATTGTGTGGTATAATGAAAGAGTTAACAATAggtatgtaaaaaaatttcacttaTTAACCCTGAATGGTGTTTccaataatagtaataataatttgttttcatattgGTTTAAAACTTGAGACCAGTTTTATGGTTCAGATTGACCGGATACCAGACCGGTTCACTGGTTATAACAATTGTGTGGTATCACTCCCTTGTAGTTTATAGACGCATAAAACATTAACCAGATCTATTGCACTAGTTCAGATCAGATGCTTTTGAACTAATCAGATAGCCATACGTTTAGACAGTGTTTCTGGCTTAATAATAGGTAGTAAATGGTTGAGTTATGTTATGTCTAACCCATTTTTTGATAGCATACCTTTTTATCCTATGGTTTGTGTATGACTACTCAAGTATAAATctgaaattatgttaatatttagcACTCTAAAACGGCTATATATtgatacatgtttttttttatgcttaaaGGAATTTTATAAAGCATTTTCAAGTTTCTCTAACACTGAAAGGGAATTTCTCCATCGCCTATTTCTTCAGGTATGCATGCACTGTTGGTATTAATTTGTCCATGTTAGAAGTATATTTCTGAATGTTACATAGTAGGTTTATAGAAGGTATTGACTGTCAAAGGGACGTCAAATTAAAAGGCCATCTTTACAAATAATACGTAAAATGAACAAGACCTTAAATGTGATAATATAGCAACATCTTGTTAGATATGAAATTAAACAAGGAATTGTTGTTACTACCAAGCTTGTCTCTATCCAGAAACATGTATCATAAACCTGCTGCCCCAAATAATTGAGTGAAGACAGATGAATGACTTCGTATCTAACACGCCCCGTCACACTGGAGACTTACGAGACTGGAAGCCTTTAAAAGCTCAGACTTTGCACTGACACTGCTTACCTTTTATTGAAATATAACATTACTTTAAAGCACAAAGGATCTAATACCAGCCTACCTAAACAATTTCTGAAGCACTTCAGAGAAAATACTTTCAGGCTGCACTGATTTTAAAGGAAGAAGGTAATGGACGTGTAGTATAGTCCCCAACATCCATCAAACCTTCTTTTTTAAGTGActaaaaaaagaacaaacaaaaataaattaaaaaaataagcaaaGACACACATGGGTGTAGttgtatttgataaaaatgagtGATCTGTGCATCACCACTCTTTTATAAAATGCAAGACTACACAAAGAAATCTGCGAGTTATTGTGATTGATAGTTTGACACTCCTTTTCACAGGAAGTGTCAACTTTTCTAATTGTAATAGGaaccaaataatattatttacaaatcaAGCTATATATATCATTCCTCCTCTCAGCTGAACGCAATTCACATAAATTCCTTTGTTCTGTTTTTCAAAGGTGTCAAGAAATATTTGAGTTCCATTTTTTGTATTCTAATTGCCCTTTTTGTATCATGTCTTTCAGGTCATTACTTCATTGCATGAAAACTTAGAGGTAAGTTCGTGATAGGTGCTGACGGGAGTAATGTTGATGTAGAATCCATTCCCTCCCAAATATAAACAACTGATAAGATGCGTTATACAACAGTTGAGGATGTTATCTAAATATCACTTCTGCTGATGCTGATGTTTCCCTATTTCAGATTCTTAGTAATGATCTCTGTCATCTATGGTTTGAGTCAGCAAAGAGAATTATCTTCTTGAAATTTGTATTAGTTAGCGTATGTTAAATTTGTGTCTGTTAGTGTATGCAATGgtttagtatttttct contains:
- the LOC114176399 gene encoding uncharacterized protein LOC114176399 isoform X2, giving the protein MRREGRANTNFEQLFPQLYTLFSGVEQDLCSEGCSRGRETQFHGFQYLPINVLYLSGSFQRNSFQAMDKRLEHGAKASQLPSNGIGSRFSNLEKSFKYSIRSLLTSCSKEEFYKAFSSFSNTEREFLHRLFLQVITSLHENLEEGFQTICLQTQAGATLDAVEEIVEEQDLDVLFSDRSNITDVSENLSMAKKKEIQHLMHMVQSVGTRERNIIKCCAPDCKCLGKTTKYYLVLPKLSRSSRA
- the LOC114176399 gene encoding uncharacterized protein LOC114176399 isoform X1 translates to MRREGRANTNFEQLFPQLYTLFSGVEQDLCSEGCSRGRETQFHGFQYLPINVLYLSGSFQRNSFQAMDKRLEHGAKASQLPSNGIGSRFSNLEKSFKYSIRSLLTSCSKEEFYKAFSSFSNTEREFLHRLFLQVITSLHENLEEGFQTICLQTQAGATLDAVEEIVEEQDLDVLFSDRSNITDVSENLSMAKKKEIQHLMHMVQSGEEHNQVLRTRLQMLREDNKVLSGASQAVKKFKSMNLNYGANSGDGIHDV
- the LOC114176399 gene encoding uncharacterized protein LOC114176399 isoform X3, with product MRREGRANTNFEQLFPQLYTLFSGVEQDLCSEGCSRGRETQFHGSFQRNSFQAMDKRLEHGAKASQLPSNGIGSRFSNLEKSFKYSIRSLLTSCSKEEFYKAFSSFSNTEREFLHRLFLQVITSLHENLEEGFQTICLQTQAGATLDAVEEIVEEQDLDVLFSDRSNITDVSENLSMAKKKEIQHLMHMVQSGEEHNQVLRTRLQMLREDNKVLSGASQAVKKFKSMNLNYGANSGDGIHDV